TTGGCCAGCCACGGGAGGTGGTGGGCGACCCAGACGGCGGCTCGGTCTTGCCGGAACTGCACGTACCACGCCTCCTGGTACACGTCCGGCGGCAGGCCGGACCACCAGTAGTTGCCCACCGGGGCGAGAATGGCCACGCCGGCGAGCCTGCGCCGCCCGATTCCATGGTTAGGACTCCACGGGTTGAAATGGGGGAAGAAGATGATGTTCCAGCACTTGTTACCTGTGCGGGATGTGCTTGAGGCAGCTCCACATGATCTCGCCGCCCATGGAGAAGCCCATGAGGTGGAACCTCGGCCCCAGCTGCAGGTTGTCGGCCAGCTCCACGATGTCGACGGCGATGCTCTCCTCCGTCCGCGCCGGGTGCGCGTCGCTCTCGCAGTACCCCGGCCGGTCGAAGGACAGCAGGTAGATGCCCAGCTCTTGTAGCAGCCCCTGAAAACGGAGTACAATCCAGGCCATTCAACGCTCTGGTTCGTCTGCGTACGATACATGTACATACATGGTGCTAGATTGATTCCAAATCCCTGACTCCATGTACCTGGGAGACGTTGAGCACGTCGTATCTGCAGCAGAAGAAGCCATGGACGAAAATGATCTTGTACTTGGCCTGCTCCTTCGGGACGCCGGATTCCAGGTAGGCCAGGTGCCTGCCGTCCctcagctttgtccggtttgccgtCACCGGAGGCCCGCCCGGCGAGCCAGGGACCTTTGGCGGCGGCGGCTGAATCTGGCTGTACAGCAGGGCCGAGAAGAACACGAGCAGAGCCAGTGGCAGCTTCTTGGCAGCGCCTGTGGGATAAGAAAAGTCAGCCATGGATAAATCTTTGCTTGGTCAAGCGAGCCAGAACGA
The sequence above is a segment of the Triticum dicoccoides isolate Atlit2015 ecotype Zavitan chromosome 1A, WEW_v2.0, whole genome shotgun sequence genome. Coding sequences within it:
- the LOC119280538 gene encoding uncharacterized protein LOC119280538 → MPASEPLRGRGAGNRPAAPATAYSGAAKKLPLALLVFFSALLYSQIQPPPPKVPGSPGGPPVTANRTKLRDGRHLAYLESGVPKEQAKYKIIFVHGFFCCRYDVLNVSQGLLQELGIYLLSFDRPGYCESDAHPARTEESIAVDIVELADNLQLGPRFHLMGFSMGGEIMWSCLKHIPHRLAGVAILAPVGNYWWSGLPPDVYQEAWYVQFRQDRAAVWVAHHLPWLANWWNTQRLFPSSSVKARNPAIYSKEDKPLTAKFAQRAHNKQVTQQGEHESLHRDMIVGFGKWGWSPLQPGNPFAGVGDDVKVHLWHGVEDLFVPVALSRHISKRLPWVIYHELPTAGHLFPVADGMPDVIVKSLLLGDG